Below is a window of Glandiceps talaboti chromosome 15, keGlaTala1.1, whole genome shotgun sequence DNA.
ATAATGTGAACAATAACCCAGATCCTATAGTCAGATACAGTAAAAGAACCATGGAAACAGACTCCCTACTTCAGTTCCTCAACGGAAATTCCATCCATAATCCTCTGATGGAGGAAAGTACTGCATTCATTTTAGCATCAACTAGAGAATTTCAGTCTCCATTCTCTAATATGTGTTCAGTGGCTAGAAGTAATGGTTCCACACCACCAACTGAAATACCAGAACCAGAGAATGAACCAGCGCTGACAACAAGTGACAGTAAGGTCTTACAAGATAACAAAGATATTATTCAAGAACTTCAAACACAGAATGAATTACTGAAagatcatattttgaaattgacaaaagCGTGGGAGAGTTGTGAAAAGGAAAATGACGAACTAAGAGAAAGTGTTTATGATTTGAACAGACAATTAGAAGAACTTCGAAGTCATGGAATAACAACTCGTCAGACGGATATATCCAATGAACTGAATGCCCCTTTTTCTAACCCAATGACTGGACTAGTTGAACCACCTCCAGATGACTTACCACCTTTAGCACCGTTGGAACTACCAGATTTCAACTTTGATATCAATAAAGTGggatcatcaccaccaccagtTTGAAAACATGAGTCAAATGAATTCTTTGATCCCTTTCGTAAATCTAACTAGTACATATAGGTTGCCGTGGAGCATTTTGCAGTCAAAACAATAATGACAAGTTCATGTGTTTCACTAGCTTTCATCTTTCTGTCCTTGTGCTAGACTGTAAGAATCAATATGtcttgttgttcagccctatcaggctttgTAACCAATGTAGTTATGTAGTGTACTTGCTGTTAGTTCTGTCAATAGGACGTTTCTCTCTGTATAAAAAGTAGTTTTGAACTTATCTAGTTACTGTATATTCACAACGAAATGCCGACAGTTGCATTTGTCTGTATTACTAATACTATGAATCTTAAATTCGCAGACACTTAATAGTATAAAGTTACTATAGACTAGAATATAGTCGTGTAGGAATTTTTGGTTTTTGCCTTTCCCCTGCTCTTGGTATTTCACTATAACAATTGTATATTCAAACCTACAGTGAGATTACGATTTCCCAGCTGTAACAATTGAATATAATCATTCAGTCCAGTCCTCTGAGTTGGTTCTAAGGATGTGCTGACAAGCGAGAAGAATTAAAAAACCCAATAACAATTTGTGCCTGTTTTCTGGCCAAAGCTTCATAAAGTAAAGGTCATTGGAGGCAGGATTCTTTGCGCTATCATCATAGTCAAAtaccttgttttgttttacacCAGTGACCTATATAGCGTATGAATGAAATACGCAACACCTTGAGTATTTCAAGAGAAGCAACGTATGCAGTTTTaagttggtacatgtatttccttaTCCTGCATTTATATATCCACGTATATTATGATGACAGTTGTAAAGTGTGGTTGTACAACCAAAAAATCCTCGATTTTTGCCATGCAATCTTGGTCAACATAGACATTCCATATATAGGGGCAAAGATACCATTTCTGCCATACAATCTTCCTCCACATGTCCATACATTGGCAAAGTTGGCATTTCTGCCATGgtactttctgtctgtctgtattcaCAATATCATATGCACTGAAATATTACCAttcatgattgttttgagtACAACTCATTTTGTGCATGCACACAAGAAAATGGTTTTCAACCATCAAGAACTTTttctaaatgtatatatatgtatgtgtcaaaCTATATTCATTCACACTTTTAAAGTGAATTCAATGTATAATACCAATAGCTGTACAGTCATGTCATGCTTTCCAAGAGTCAAGCTGTTACAAACTATTTTGTCATTTGCAGATTTTACAGCGTTTTTGATCTCATGATATGGTAGTTAAAATCTACAATGTAAAAATCTAGCTGTATTTACCAGGTTTCCCTACAAAAAAAAGTACtagaaaatgtcaattttaccCCATTTCACTTTTACTGGATGTGAAAACCTGAGCAAAATTTGACCCCGTTTTGACCAAGTTTTGAAAactaaaatttttttttttttgacaatgttACAAGATCAGCTCCACATAttataactttacatgtaaacatggaAATACAATGGTATTTCAACAAATCACAAACTTATCATATATGGTGAAAACTTGTTCATATAAAACATCCTTCGTCTTCAGAGAAATTTGACAAATAGCATAAGTTTCAGAATTGACCCATCATTCAGAGCCCCACACTTTTGATATTGAAtcatatatggtacatgtacaatgtgattAAAATCGGATGTAGTGAAtatgattcaaaatatttattttcatctaTGTCCTTcatttattgtcgtttgttttcgaaTATGTTGTTCTGACAGTGAGTGCCTTCTTCCTAcgtctgacacaataccataggagttcacGTTTTAAATCTCGCATGTACACATAGCCAATCAAAATCTGCCTTAATACTCCTGGATTGAAGTTGAAAACAAACAGAACCACCAATAACATCCTTGTCTGCACTTGAGTTCTGGTGGAACAAAGTGTTCTTTACCCATCTGTTTTTGACGAAAGACACattctcattggttgagtgGGTTACACAATGCGTGGGATTTGAATGTGatctcctatggtattgtgtcagatgtagaaAGAGGCACTCACTTACAGaacaacaaagaaaaatgacaattaaatGTAGGacatagaggtaaataaagaaatcaagctGTCTTCACTACGTCAggtttaatcagattgggtataTGCACCAATACTCTTAGTTGCcgtaattgttcagtttaattcTTGAGTAACTTGTTTCACATAAGAAATTTGTTGGCTCCCTTTTAATGAATCCTCTCTTCTATTTTTAGGTTTTGTTGCTGTAAtgagtattttttattttttattttttttttacctatcttttaaagtacagttttgtacttcaTTTACAGAATTTCAACTCTAATTTGTGCATTATAAAAGGGCATTTTAAAAATTCAGTATAAATGCAGAGGCCAACAGTTTGAGTGTCATCTCTGAATGCAATGGTTTTCATGAATTTTGTGGATGTAATTTCTGTATCAGGTGAAAGCTACcccagctctgtttgatacaatcatgcAGAAACCAGTAAGAAACTGCATGTTCTACACTAAAGACAGCAAGATTGTAATTTCTTgctatattttgtctaaatgaaatcaACCTACAACTAGACACAGGCACATGGGCATCCCATGTTTTCACATCTGCATTTGATGTGTGTATCCCAGGTCTGCGTGGTAGcacattaatttatttcattaggacaaaatattacaaggaactgtatttattcaattttgCTATCGTAAGGTGTAGCATGTAGTTTCCtaattggtttctgtgtggttgtatcaaacacatcCAGTGTATGGTAACTTAAAACAGGCTGTATCTCTAACACATTTGAAAGACATAGTCAAGTGAGTTggtgtatataattatgttttttttctgaataaaGACAGATTATTCAGAGGACCAGTTCTTTTGTCATTTATTAGCCCCCAATGTACATTACCTGAAGGGGACTATTGCATTGGGTGCATCTGCATGCCCATACATTTACCCTGCACTAACGTGGTTTCAAtaaaacctgacacaaaggttaCGTACTGTGTGATACATAAGCACAGTACTTATGTTTTtcaactgaatcaaatatggcctaATGCCAGctgtatttgttgtaaaatttcacaatttgcatCAAACAGTTAAATTTGCTTTTATATTCGTGGCTGTTTTTTAAgtcaaacatttgatattttaatcatgGCGTGAATTTTTAGTATGTGAAACAAATTTACATCAATTAATTTTGTAAGCTTGACCAAAATGGCAGACATATTTGCAATAAAAAAGCACAATTTGCCTCAtatctcaattttttttatacatatggacaccattcagtGTCTACCTCCACATTGTCAATGGGAAACGCTCTAAAAAGaccttgacatttgaccttgaagatttTCAAGTCAAAACAGTTGAAATTTGTCTTCCTACAATAACTCAAATTGAATACACAAAGATTCCATTGTAAGTGTCTATGTTCATATTATCAAATGTGagcttttttttatatttgacctatgacctatgtCGATCTTGATTGTCAGGGAGAGCACCACCAACAATTTTCGATGTGCACGCAGTTTTGTTTCAGCCCATACAAGTTAAATACAGTGGCATAGTGCACCTTTTAACAACTctaaacctggacatttttgctaaagacttattttcatttatttctctggaaaagaaaattaaaaaaatatgtagtgactgAAATTTCTTCttttacatgaacacaatgtaccaatctgtaattagtgaaaatgtgtccgagaactagctgaagactgtaaaatcacaaaatgttgttataGCAGAAAtatgtaggtttacagtatatctGATAGTTGTCATGTACGCCTAGTGTGTCATTTTAATCTTAGACACTACCtacatatcaaatatattatatagggAAACTAGATACAACTAATAGAAGGAAACGTCTTGTCACATGCATAGGGAAAATCTGCAATAAATCTGGAAGATTTTGCAAGTCTTTCATTGCATTATCAAACCTGAACACACAATGTGGTACTTTGATCCAATTTGGTAATCTTGGCTAAAGCAATTTTACATCATAAGGTAATACTGAGCCCGACACTTAAGTTCCTGATTTCACAATCtgaacacacaattattttgtgaCCCTTGGTAGTCAACATAGctgtacaatgcactgagatGTAGTATAGCgtgtttaaaataaaaataatactaatatattgttcatggttccaagaactATATTTTGGACTCTTAGATTTTATCCGATATTATCTGATAAAAAGTACCTCTTGGGTGCATGGGACATTTAATATTAGAGTCTAATATTAGATTTTAGACGCTAACTTAGATACAACGTATAACATTTAGAGTGTAATATTAGACATTAGACAATACTATCAGATAATGCATATATGTGCAATGTCGCGCTGTCCTCAACGTGTGTAGCAACAAAGACCTCTGGTTTTGCCCATATCatgagaggcattcagtttacatctggttatgTACTTAAAATCACAACATACTCTATATATACACTCAGAGAAGATGTGGTGACTGGATAAACAATGACACaatacatcacatttttatatcaACTTTAATAGACAAGATGGGAGTTGACTGGATAGTaatgacacatacacattaaaAGACTTTGAAACTATTCACTTTAATTGAAATGAGAAATGTGCAAGTTATCAACACCTTGAATACATTCCAATTGCTGATTGTTCAATTCAAATCCTAAATACACTGGCCACAAAAAGAGGCTgtgcatgatatatatatttttttcacccAAGAGGAATAATTTCGCCTGTTGTCGATTAACATGTTGTAGCAACTTTGACCCATGGATGTGACACAAATATTGGAGATAATGTACTACTGTAAATTGGGTACTAGGTGGTAACATTGGACTTCCAGAAAAACATTATGTATAGGTAGATTTGGGCTCCTGGGTGAAAAGCAAAAAATTATAGTATCATGCAGTTTCTTTTTGTGTTCAGTATGAAAACTAAACAATTCCATGCATATCATTTATTTAGTAATAGAAAAGAAAACATCAGATAAcaacgttgagggcgctctcaATGGATGGAGCTGACTTCACTGGATCACCACTAAAATCTCTTTCAAAATGTAGTCCTTGTTTTGCAGGTAATCTTTGATCaaaatccatccatccatttttTTCAGTAATCCTGGATGAAAACAGAAACCTTCTTCCAACTTTTAATAATATTGGGTCAGTATGTACCATCTTGTTATTCAACTTGTTGAATCTtaaagctgcaactggaactaaaattattttgttagaTAAAACGATATTGTACACTCTACTACTATCGAAtcacatgtgggtaaatatatttgtgcaGCTGCACATGGTGCAAAataacaaatcaaattgattttttgggtcTACATCCGAATTGACTGCTTCATAAAAGTCAAATGATGGTTTGGAGATCTAGAGATACATGCATTCTCAAGTCCACTcacttgttgtcatggtaatattGACACTGTAAAGTAACATCAACACCTATTGCactaattataccatgcacaaaccaagttgaacaaaaaatatggaatatatactctggtcattctaagTCACAAAAACGGACATCTATGTCATGGCAATGCATGTCTACGTcagtggttctgctgtgtttgaaatatgagtctaAACGCTCAAGATTACCAGTACTTTCCGCAATTTCTCTTTGATATTACTACCGCTGGTATAATgttgttattctccaatatttttcttcattcagccagaaaatactcaagACCTAacggttgtcactacttgtctattgaatcatagtgacaaaggccccttaggtcactcctATCTTcgttggctgaacgaagaaaaatattggggaataacatctaaatgtcacTTACTACAGATAGTCTCCACACACTTggaattttcataaaaatattacaagAATTTATAATAAGACTTTggtgaaatcaaatcaaatctaaccTTGATAAACTTTTCTTAATCAATAAAGGGTATGATTACATGGAAAGCTTCACGAGTCGTGGGTTGGCGAGTTCATAAAATTTATCTCAATTTCCAGAATTTTCCTGTCCTTGCTGGATAGTTTTCATGGACACTAATCCTATTTTTCAGGAGTATTTTTATGActattattaattttaattttgaaaaataatcaaattattCGCATAAATGCTTTCAGTGAGTTGATATTGCTTCATAGTATGGCTCTGAACAGACAGTCATTCCCGGTCCATTGTTGCAACACATCAGGCAATGGGAATGTTCAACTTTTACATTTCTCACCATTTCGTAAATTTCATTTTCCATAAACACCAGTTAATAAGCACTTACAGAAGTGAACAACCAGCAATGTGGAAATGAACGACAAAGAACTCACTTTctgtgaaaaatgtaaaaacaaaatacaaaggggaaaaaaaaagatatctcCATTGCCATCAATCTTTGTTTACACGCACTGATAGATTAAATATACCTCTATaataatttgaaagtacacGTTAATAGTGGCAGTATTTACAAAGCagtacatttcattacatttgtatCGCGGAGTTGCTGTGTCATGTCTTCTACTATCACACAATGCATATTTGTGAGTGTACCATGACATCACAAACTATTGAAAAATTAACTTAAACTGGCCCATGAGGGCGCTATAGTGACAACAAAGttagatatacaatatatttacacatCTTGTATCATTTAGAAATGAATTTGTCTGGCATCTGCTGGGGACTGCTCCACAGGACAATATGGACATTTTATTCTGTAGAGGAAGCAAATGAAAAACAAGTGTACTGAAGTTTGCCTATAAAACCTAAAGTAAAATTTGATGTGTGCAAAGAAGATTTCCTGTGATGCAAAAAAAAGTTAGTATCAACATGTGTTTGATCAACATGTGACTGTTCTCATTCACAATAACATTTCAAGAAGTAGACAGAATAAATCCATGGACCTGTTACCGGTTCCAAGATGTACTGCATGTCTACCCATACAATGCtgtgtactagtactagtatacTGTATGTGCAGGGGAGTTTGTACATGCTACTCAGGGGATGGTTGTAATCTAAccataccctgggtttaccAGTACAATCCTTCACTGTTATTGATGCCATTTAGTCTGTGTTTTATGAAATCGCTCACAAAACGATGAAAACAgtatttcaaatataaacaaaacagccaaaatgtaacaatgtaagcGATGTCAGCTCACATAAATTGAACACATGTCGGAACTAGAAAATCGAATGTACACTGTGAGCTATAGAGAAACATAACTTGTTGTTATAGCTAATATTGCATACTTACTTATTTCCACTTATGAGTTTATTTAACGAATCACGGGAAATGACGTGACCACAGATTAATCTCATTGGTGGGTTGTGATCCGTACTTTGTTGTCTTAAGATAGGACATGCAAATATGGAATGGTAGCGACAATCTGAACCCAGGTCAACCTCaatctgaaaacattaatattgagaTATCAGTGCATAATTAATTAACCCAAAGACTTGGCGGATCACGATCACGCTGTTGCCAATGCCACAACTTGTCAGACTCATTTCCAACTGTGCATATGTAAATAACAGTAATACATCTGTAATATGTACTGGTAACAACAGAGGATAGCATTGTTAACCCAATACACATTCACATGTACTTGTTATAATAGCTATTTCCTTGATATGGTTATTCAtggataataataatgataataataaaatatatttattcagggTAGCTCAAAGTGTTACAGTActaaagtaaatgaaacacttctttccattgaggccctcACACAACATTACATTAACAATCACACAGTGATAAAAGTACGCAAAATGAAACTCAATACACTAAGTAAAAAGGTAGACGAAAAGAAAAGCTACAAAATTGACGTAGAGTCAAAACTGAAAACTGACAGACAAGCAAATATATCAAAGATGTACATGTTGAAgagtaaatgaaaacaaagttaTGTAACATTAAAGGAACAAgtcaagtgaaaatacaggtAGCCCGTGGCTACATGCACTGCACATCCCAATAGTGGGTTTTGTACA
It encodes the following:
- the LOC144446380 gene encoding uncharacterized protein LOC144446380 — protein: MGSKGPIMMATEAPLNLAHQQDRKAERYLNVGRFQDAISCHQRAAEYIQEAMKKTAVKQALSSLELQYESHLKQQKIIQEKERRHEVIKKINATKLDELKVALNGHKKAEVDDVDGSNGIVSNGVDNVNNNPDPIVRYSKRTMETDSLLQFLNGNSIHNPLMEESTAFILASTREFQSPFSNMCSVARSNGSTPPTEIPEPENEPALTTSDSKVLQDNKDIIQELQTQNELLKDHILKLTKAWESCEKENDELRESVYDLNRQLEELRSHGITTRQTDISNELNAPFSNPMTGLVEPPPDDLPPLAPLELPDFNFDINKVGSSPPPV